One window of the Archangium primigenium genome contains the following:
- a CDS encoding shikimate 5-dehydrogenase: MKPPIGRDTTLCMSLAARPGTFGSRFHNHLYEALGLDYVYKAFTTRDLPAAIGGVRALGIRGCAISMPFKEAVMALLDGLEPSARAIDSVNTIVNEGGRLTGYNTDYVAVRRLVEEARLAPDMPFLLRGSGGMAKAVVAAFRDAGLRAGTVVARNEAAGRALAHTYGYSWRAELPDTPAPLLVNVTPLGMAGPDQDVLAFPEPLIAACGVAFDVVALPVETPFLARARVLGKRLISGGEVAVLQALEQFILYTGVTPTRAQVDAAAAFARG, from the coding sequence ATGAAGCCGCCGATTGGACGAGACACCACGCTGTGTATGTCGTTGGCGGCCCGGCCCGGCACCTTCGGGTCCCGCTTCCACAATCACCTCTACGAGGCCCTGGGCCTCGACTACGTCTATAAGGCGTTCACCACCCGGGATCTGCCCGCGGCGATTGGCGGCGTCCGGGCCCTGGGCATTCGCGGCTGCGCCATCTCCATGCCCTTCAAGGAGGCGGTGATGGCCCTGCTGGATGGACTGGAGCCCTCGGCCCGGGCCATCGACTCGGTCAACACCATCGTGAACGAGGGGGGCCGGCTCACCGGGTACAACACGGACTATGTCGCGGTGCGGCGGCTGGTGGAGGAAGCCCGGCTCGCGCCCGACATGCCCTTCCTCCTGCGCGGCAGTGGCGGCATGGCCAAGGCGGTGGTCGCCGCGTTCCGGGACGCGGGCCTGCGCGCCGGAACCGTCGTCGCGCGCAACGAGGCCGCGGGCCGCGCGCTCGCGCACACCTATGGCTATTCCTGGCGTGCCGAGCTTCCCGACACCCCCGCGCCGCTCCTGGTGAATGTCACACCCCTGGGCATGGCGGGCCCGGACCAGGACGTGCTCGCCTTTCCCGAGCCCCTCATCGCCGCGTGCGGCGTCGCCTTCGATGTCGTCGCGCTGCCCGTCGAGACGCCCTTCCTCGCGCGCGCCCGTGTGCTCGGCAAGCGGCTCATCTCCGGGGGCGAGGTGGCCGTGCTCCAGGCGCTCGAGCAGTTCATCCTCTACACGGGCGTCACCCCGACGCGCGCCCAGGTCGACGCCGCGGCGGCCTTCGCCCGGGGATGA
- the acs gene encoding acetate--CoA ligase, which translates to MADAPRSSEALNSVLVETRVFPPPADFSRRAHIGSMEDYRRLWDEAAANPEAYWGARAREELYWKEPFQTVLDWKPPHARWFVEGRTNLAYNCLDRHLPARQDKTAIIFEGEPGDRRKVTYGELSRLVNRLANGLRALGVKKGDRVGIYLPMVPEAAVAMLACARIGAVHSVVFGGFSAEALQERMNDAGAKVLLTADGGWRKGAVVPLIANVRKAVPNMKGVEHVVVLQRTTQGTLALEGKERSWAELCDAQADTCEPEWVESEHPLFILYTSGSTGKPKGVLHTTGGYSVYASLTTRWVFDLKEDDVYWCTADVGWVTGHSYLVYGPLMNGVTTVLFEGALTHPNADRCWELIAREKISILYTAPTAIRAFMRLGDDLPRKHDMSSLRLLGSVGEPINPEAWMWYRNVIGGERCPVVDTWWQTETGGIMLSPLPGATPTKPGSATLPLPGIHTEVLDKQGNPVGANQGGQLFVTRPWPAMLRTVYGDPQRYVNTYFSELPGKYFTGDGARRDDDGYFWLMGRVDDVVNVAGHRLGTAEVESALVSHKSVAEAAVVGRPDDLKGTGLVAFVTLKKGVGHSPELKKELAAHVGKEIGAIARPDEIRFAEGLPKTRSGKIMRRLLRDVASGKQTTGDTTTLEDLNVLAALRNDED; encoded by the coding sequence ATGGCTGATGCACCTCGCTCGTCCGAAGCGCTGAATTCCGTCCTCGTCGAGACCCGCGTCTTCCCACCGCCCGCGGACTTCTCGCGCCGGGCGCACATCGGCAGCATGGAGGACTATCGCCGCCTGTGGGACGAGGCGGCGGCCAACCCCGAGGCCTACTGGGGGGCGCGCGCCCGCGAGGAGCTGTACTGGAAGGAGCCCTTCCAGACGGTGCTCGACTGGAAGCCCCCGCACGCGCGGTGGTTCGTCGAGGGCCGCACCAACCTCGCCTACAACTGTCTGGACCGGCACCTGCCCGCGCGCCAGGACAAGACGGCCATCATCTTCGAGGGCGAGCCGGGCGACCGGCGCAAGGTGACGTACGGCGAGCTGTCGCGGTTGGTGAACCGGCTGGCCAACGGCCTGCGCGCGCTGGGCGTGAAGAAGGGGGACCGCGTGGGCATCTACCTGCCCATGGTGCCCGAGGCCGCGGTGGCCATGCTCGCGTGCGCGCGCATCGGCGCGGTGCACTCGGTGGTGTTCGGCGGCTTCTCGGCCGAGGCGCTCCAGGAGCGCATGAACGACGCGGGCGCCAAGGTGCTGCTCACCGCGGACGGCGGCTGGCGCAAGGGCGCCGTGGTGCCGCTCATCGCCAACGTGCGCAAGGCGGTGCCCAACATGAAGGGCGTGGAGCACGTGGTGGTGCTCCAGCGCACCACCCAGGGCACGCTCGCGCTGGAGGGCAAGGAGCGCTCCTGGGCCGAGCTGTGTGACGCCCAGGCCGACACCTGCGAGCCCGAGTGGGTGGAGAGCGAGCACCCGCTGTTCATCCTCTACACCTCGGGCAGCACCGGCAAGCCCAAGGGCGTGCTGCACACCACGGGCGGCTACTCCGTCTACGCCTCGCTCACCACGCGCTGGGTGTTCGACCTCAAGGAGGACGACGTCTACTGGTGCACCGCCGACGTGGGCTGGGTCACCGGGCACAGCTACCTCGTCTACGGGCCGCTGATGAACGGCGTCACCACGGTCCTCTTCGAAGGCGCGCTCACGCACCCCAACGCCGACCGGTGCTGGGAGCTCATCGCGCGCGAGAAGATCTCCATCCTCTACACGGCGCCCACGGCCATCCGCGCCTTCATGCGCCTGGGAGACGACCTGCCGCGCAAGCACGACATGTCGTCCCTGCGGCTGCTCGGCTCGGTGGGCGAGCCCATCAACCCGGAAGCGTGGATGTGGTACCGCAACGTGATTGGCGGCGAGCGCTGCCCCGTGGTGGACACGTGGTGGCAGACGGAGACGGGCGGCATCATGCTCTCGCCCCTGCCGGGCGCCACGCCCACCAAGCCGGGCAGCGCCACGCTGCCCCTGCCGGGCATCCACACCGAGGTGCTCGACAAGCAGGGCAATCCGGTGGGCGCCAACCAGGGCGGCCAGCTCTTCGTCACCCGGCCGTGGCCCGCGATGCTGCGCACGGTGTACGGCGATCCGCAGCGCTACGTGAACACGTACTTCAGCGAGCTGCCCGGCAAGTACTTCACCGGGGACGGCGCGCGGCGCGACGACGACGGCTACTTCTGGCTGATGGGCCGCGTGGACGACGTGGTGAACGTGGCGGGCCACCGCCTGGGCACCGCCGAGGTGGAGAGCGCGCTCGTGTCGCACAAGTCCGTGGCCGAGGCGGCCGTGGTGGGCCGTCCGGACGACCTCAAGGGCACGGGCCTGGTGGCCTTCGTGACGCTCAAGAAGGGCGTGGGCCACTCGCCCGAGCTCAAGAAGGAGCTCGCCGCGCACGTGGGCAAGGAGATCGGCGCCATCGCGCGGCCGGACGAGATCCGCTTCGCCGAGGGCCTGCCCAAGACGCGCTCGGGGAAGATCATGCGCCGGCTCTTGCGCGACGTGGCCAGCGGCAAGCAGACCACGGGCGACACCACCACGCTCGAGGACCTCAACGTGCTCGCGGCGCTGCGCAACGACGAGGACTGA